A genomic segment from Drosophila miranda strain MSH22 chromosome 3, D.miranda_PacBio2.1, whole genome shotgun sequence encodes:
- the LOC108159394 gene encoding cytosol aminopeptidase, which yields MSRLPLFAGWGRSTLGVLRLRGAVPRSLRYQQVRFKCEDMRGVVVGLYEQDSGKPKLSTGGEEFDRLGHGMLADLVRKSGLKGELGKGRLYHNVGEEYNCLALVGLGREGAGYNHEEVIDEGMENVRVCTAVGARALQLQGCSEVHVDAMGYAEQAAEGAALAVWRYNINRRKRNRTHIPKLELYQSSDTEGWTRGLFKAESQNLARRLSDTPANQMTPSIFAQATVDALCPCGVTVEVRTMNWIEDKNLGSFLTIAKGSCEPPLLLEISYCGTAPEDKPVLLVGKGLTFHSGGLCLKPKTGMDEYRGGVSGAALVVATIRAASALSLPINLSAVLPLCENLPSGMAVRPGDVVTLLNGRTMRVMDPDVAGTVMLADPLLYGQAAFKPRLVVDVGTLARGVTSGLGGSATGVWTNNSFLWKQFQKAGGSTGDRLWRLPLWQYFKDLVTKFGTVDMCNKGRGPASSCLAAAVLHEMVPCSDWVHLDTHGTGMLAKDGVPPYLLKNRMSGRPTRTLIQFLYQLACDCPSA from the coding sequence ATGTCGCGCTTGCCATTGTTCGCCGGTTGGGGTCGCTCGACGCTGGGAGTCCTCCGATTGCGGGGGGCCGTGCCGCGGAGCCTGCGCTACCAGCAGGTGCGCTTCAAGTGCGAGGACATGCGGGGCGTCGTCGTGGGCCTGTACGAGCAGGACAGCGGCAAGCCGAAGCTGTCGACGGGCGGCGAAGAGTTCGATCGCCTGGGCCACGGAATGCTGGCCGATCTGGTGCGCAAGTCGGGCCTCAAGGGGGAGCTGGGGAAGGGACGACTGTACCACAACGTCGGCGAGGAGTACAACTGCCTGGCGTTGGTGGGGCTGGGCAGAGAGGGGGCCGGCTACAACCACGAGGAGGTCATCGACGAGGGCATGGAGAATGTGCGCGTGTGCACGGCCGTCGGCGCCCGGGCCCTGCAGCTGCAGGGCTGCAGCGAGGTCCACGTGGATGCCATGGGCTATGCGGAGCAGGCGGCCGAGGGCGCGGCCCTGGCCGTCTGGCGGTACAACATCAACCGTCGCAAGCGCAATCGCACCCACATCCCGAAGCTGGAGCTGTACCAGTCCTCGGACACGGAGGGCTGGACGCGGGGCCTGTTCAAGGCCGAGTCGCAGAACCTGGCCCGTCGCCTGTCCGACACGCCGGCCAACCAGATGACGCCGTCGATCTTCGCGCAGGCCACCGTCGACGCCCTGTGCCCCTGCGGCGTGACCGTGGAGGTGCGCACCATGAACTGGATCGAGGACAAGAACCTCGGCTCCTTCCTGACCATCGCCAAGGGCTCCTGCGAGCCGCCGCTCCTCCTGGAGATCAGCTACTGTGGCACCGCGCCCGAGGACAAGCCCGTCCTGCTGGTCGGCAAGGGCCTGACCTTCCACAGCGGCGGCCTCTGCCTGAAGCCGAAGACGGGCATGGACGAGTACCGCGGCGGCGTGTCCGGCGCCGCCCTGGTGGTGGCCACCATTCGGGCCGCCTCCGCCCTGTCGCTGCCCATCAACCTGTCGGCGGTGCTGCCGCTCTGCGAGAATCTGCCCTCGGGCATGGCCGTGCGACCGGGCGATGTGGTCACTCTGCTCAACGGCCGCACGATGCGCGTCATGGACCCCGATGTCGCCGGGACCGTGATGCTGGCCGATCCCCTGCTCTACGGCCAGGCGGCGTTCAAGCCGCGGCTCGTCGTCGATGTCGGAACGCTGGCGCGGGGCGTGACCAGCGGACTGGGTGGCTCTGCCACCGGAGTGTGGACCAACAACTCGTTTCTGTGGAAGCAATTCCAGAAGGCCGGCGGCTCCACGGGCGACCGTCTGTGGCGCCTCCCCCTGTGGCAGTACTTCAAGGATCTGGTCACGAAATTCGGCACCGTCGACATGTGCAACAAGGGCCGGGGACCGGCATCGTCCTGCCTGGCGGCCGCCGTCCTCCACGAGATGGTGCCATGCAGCGACTGGGTGCATCTCGACACCCACGGCACGGGGATGCTGGCCAAGGACGGGGTGCCCCCGTACCTCCTCAAGAATCGCATGAGCGGCCGGCCCACACGCACTCTCATCCAGTTCCTGTACCAGTTGGCCTGCGACTGTCCTTCTGCCTGA